One Sphingomonas limnosediminicola DNA segment encodes these proteins:
- a CDS encoding ShlB/FhaC/HecB family hemolysin secretion/activation protein, giving the protein MSLVWRLICGSSRSTWGAAKRLLLTSILASATSPASGQAVSQIVPTTREQITHPVAPVQQRRPSRLEVEGGIERAPCALDGPDYQNIRLTLRAAEFEGLQGLSAADLTPAYASFVGREQPISVVCEIRDRAATILRDAGYVAAVQVPEQKIDNGVIHFRVLMAHLAQIHVRGDAVGAERTIAGYLNKLTKEPVFNRFDAERYLLLASDLPGYTVRLTLRPAGTTPGEVIGDVTVQRQPAYVDANIQNSGSREIGRWGGVVRAQLYGLTGLGDRTTLAAYSTADFHEQQTLQIGHDFHIGPDGLSVSGSFIYAWERPSIPDANVLARTLLATVEVGYPFVRRQSQTIRGAIGMDYVNQSVDLDHIELTRDHLRVAYARLGFDLMSTDYSDGNFSQAEPRWRVTGLFALRQGLDILGASPYCGSSGSNCDVPPSRAVGHPTATVFRSTTFGEFRPVPKLTFSLGLLAQYAWKPLLSFEQFSAGNYTVGRGYDPGVLLGDKGFGTQAEIRYGSHVPQSARSAAIEGYAFWDHAAVGNRDHLIDPIGRQHLDSVGAGARINFDRFALDAALAVPLTRIGIDDRRPDPRFLVSLTSRLWPWSY; this is encoded by the coding sequence GTGAGCTTGGTTTGGAGACTCATTTGCGGCTCGAGCCGCTCGACTTGGGGTGCCGCGAAGCGGCTGCTCCTGACCTCGATTCTTGCCTCCGCGACGAGCCCGGCCTCTGGCCAGGCTGTTTCTCAAATCGTCCCGACGACGCGCGAGCAAATCACTCATCCCGTTGCGCCGGTCCAGCAGCGTCGGCCGTCGCGACTGGAGGTTGAAGGCGGCATCGAGCGCGCCCCCTGCGCGCTCGACGGTCCTGATTATCAGAACATTCGACTGACCCTTCGCGCTGCCGAATTCGAAGGGCTGCAAGGGCTGTCCGCAGCAGACCTCACGCCCGCCTACGCTTCGTTCGTCGGACGTGAACAGCCTATCTCAGTCGTCTGCGAAATACGCGACCGCGCCGCGACCATCCTGCGCGACGCCGGCTACGTCGCAGCCGTTCAGGTGCCGGAGCAGAAGATCGACAATGGTGTCATCCACTTCCGTGTCCTGATGGCGCACCTCGCGCAGATTCACGTGCGCGGTGACGCCGTCGGCGCAGAACGGACGATTGCCGGCTATCTGAACAAGCTTACTAAAGAACCAGTGTTCAATCGCTTCGATGCGGAGCGCTATCTCCTGCTGGCCAGTGACTTGCCGGGGTACACCGTGCGGTTGACGTTGCGGCCGGCAGGCACGACGCCAGGCGAAGTCATCGGCGACGTCACCGTCCAGCGCCAGCCGGCCTATGTCGACGCCAATATCCAGAACAGCGGATCACGGGAGATCGGTCGTTGGGGCGGTGTCGTTCGCGCGCAGCTGTACGGCCTCACCGGCCTTGGCGACCGCACCACCCTCGCCGCTTACAGCACAGCGGACTTTCACGAGCAGCAGACGCTGCAGATCGGTCACGACTTTCACATCGGCCCTGACGGCCTCAGCGTTTCCGGCTCTTTCATTTACGCCTGGGAGCGCCCGTCAATTCCCGATGCTAACGTCCTCGCCAGAACGCTGCTCGCAACGGTAGAGGTCGGCTATCCGTTCGTCCGCCGTCAGTCACAGACGATCCGCGGGGCGATCGGCATGGACTACGTCAACCAGAGCGTCGATCTCGACCATATCGAACTGACCCGGGACCACCTCCGCGTCGCCTACGCCCGCCTCGGCTTCGACTTGATGAGCACCGATTATTCGGACGGCAATTTTTCACAAGCCGAACCCAGGTGGCGCGTCACCGGTCTGTTCGCTCTCCGTCAGGGCTTGGACATTCTTGGCGCCAGCCCCTACTGCGGATCGAGCGGGTCTAACTGTGACGTCCCACCCAGCCGCGCGGTTGGGCATCCCACGGCCACAGTGTTTCGCTCGACCACCTTTGGCGAATTTCGCCCTGTGCCTAAGCTGACTTTCTCGCTTGGCCTGCTGGCCCAATATGCGTGGAAGCCGCTGTTGAGTTTCGAGCAATTCTCCGCGGGCAATTACACTGTCGGCCGCGGCTACGATCCGGGCGTACTGCTCGGCGATAAAGGTTTCGGAACGCAGGCCGAGATCCGGTACGGCAGCCACGTGCCGCAGAGTGCGCGGAGCGCGGCAATCGAAGGTTACGCTTTCTGGGATCATGCCGCAGTTGGTAACCGCGACCACCTGATTGATCCGATTGGACGCCAACATCTCGACTCCGTCGGTGCAGGCGCCCGCATCAATTTCGACCGCTTCGCGCTCGACGCTGCGCTCGCCGTACCGCTTACCCGCATCGGGATCGACGACCGTCGCCCCGACCCCAGGTTCCTCGTCTCGCTGACAAGCAGGCTCTGGCCATGGAGCTACTGA
- the pgl gene encoding 6-phosphogluconolactonase, which translates to MIEAEWWEYDSLDELSDAVAGDVGFIIDSAVEARNASLIAVPGGTTGPAVFAKLAKQKLPWKRVTVIPTDDRLVAVDNDLSNVREIARAFLPTGARVIPIVSGGAEDVRAAGNAADARLQDLPWPPDLVWLGMGADGHTASIFSGPDLQAALDAPKARRAIGVTPDPLPPEAPVARVTLTRAAILSARTILITITGDQKRQVLEQAIADGQSSKLPIGRVLAEVEQPIDIHWAP; encoded by the coding sequence ATGATCGAAGCAGAATGGTGGGAATATGACTCGCTCGACGAGCTGAGCGACGCGGTCGCCGGCGACGTCGGATTCATCATCGACAGCGCTGTCGAGGCGCGCAACGCGTCGCTGATCGCGGTGCCAGGCGGCACGACTGGTCCCGCCGTCTTCGCCAAGCTGGCGAAGCAAAAGCTGCCATGGAAGCGCGTTACCGTGATCCCGACCGACGACCGCCTGGTCGCCGTCGACAACGACCTTTCCAACGTTCGGGAAATCGCGCGCGCCTTCCTGCCGACCGGAGCCCGGGTGATCCCGATCGTCAGCGGCGGCGCCGAAGACGTTCGCGCGGCAGGCAATGCCGCCGATGCTCGCCTTCAGGACCTGCCCTGGCCGCCGGATCTCGTCTGGCTCGGAATGGGCGCTGATGGGCACACGGCCTCGATCTTTTCCGGTCCCGACCTTCAGGCGGCGCTGGATGCGCCAAAAGCGCGTCGCGCCATCGGCGTCACGCCCGACCCGCTGCCCCCGGAAGCGCCGGTGGCTCGCGTTACGCTGACGCGCGCGGCGATCCTGTCGGCGCGCACCATCCTGATCACGATCACCGGCGATCAGAAGCGGCAGGTGCTGGAACAGGCGATTGCCGACGGCCAAAGCTCAAAGCTGCCGATCGGCCGCGTCCTTGCCGAGGTCGAACAACCGATCGACATCCACTGGGCGCCATAA
- a CDS encoding TonB-dependent receptor: MPNALPPSPPAAEIVVTGAALPEARAESAYSINLISGREIESSPSHALDQLLKDVPGVQLFRRSDSHSGHPTSQGVTLRALGGNASSRALLMLDGVPQTDPFGGWVNWPAYDPLGLRQIRIVRGGGSVANGPGALAGTIEMFSRSERGLSGEVDAGSRTSAEGRAYAGIATGDGVLSLSGRAERGGGFVPITEATRGPADRHAPYRDWSARAQWNYRIAADIKLQVSADGLHDWRTRGTDFSINRTNGADGSVRLVGHGRWQWSALAYWQWRNLMSSFASVGPGRAIATRVSLQYSVPSNGVGGSFELRPPMPKNMELRIGADTRRTTGESRELYNYVAGEPKRRRFAGGVAWTAGAFAEATVDFDPVTLTGGMRIDHWQVSNGHLFEQLIATSAVLRDDRDPERGGWLPTARGGVIARLGGGFRLRAAGYLGWRMPTLNELFRPFRVGLDATAANADLAPERLFGAEAGVEYARGNVEISLTGFVNRLSDAIANVTLGAGPGNFPGVGFVPAGGTYRQRQNVDAVDVHGLEAAAQWSRGGWQLQGGLSCTHARMRSTGAAAFLDGPRPAQTPDFAATIGAGYDDAGKGAQVIVRHVSAQFEDDLNTRKLNAATTVDAFASWPLSPRLLIVARAENLMDKLVMAGINADGSIERATPRTLWIGLRLR; the protein is encoded by the coding sequence GTGCCCAACGCGCTTCCGCCATCACCTCCCGCAGCCGAGATTGTCGTGACTGGCGCTGCCTTGCCTGAAGCAAGGGCGGAGAGCGCTTACTCAATCAATCTCATCTCAGGGCGCGAAATCGAGAGTTCGCCGAGTCACGCTCTTGACCAGCTGCTGAAGGACGTCCCCGGCGTTCAACTGTTCCGGCGGTCAGACTCGCATAGCGGACATCCAACGAGCCAGGGCGTCACGCTGCGCGCACTTGGCGGCAATGCGTCGAGCCGCGCCTTGCTCATGCTCGACGGGGTGCCACAGACGGACCCGTTCGGCGGCTGGGTCAATTGGCCGGCATATGATCCGTTGGGCCTTCGCCAGATCCGCATCGTCCGTGGCGGCGGAAGCGTCGCCAACGGCCCGGGCGCTCTGGCGGGGACGATCGAAATGTTCAGCCGGTCCGAGCGCGGGCTTTCAGGCGAGGTCGATGCGGGCAGCCGGACGTCGGCCGAGGGCAGGGCATATGCCGGCATTGCCACGGGCGATGGCGTTCTCAGTTTGTCTGGACGCGCTGAGCGTGGCGGCGGCTTCGTTCCGATAACGGAGGCGACCCGTGGGCCGGCCGACCGACACGCGCCTTATCGAGACTGGAGCGCCCGGGCGCAGTGGAACTATCGCATTGCCGCCGACATCAAATTACAAGTCAGCGCCGACGGCTTACATGATTGGCGCACCCGGGGGACAGACTTCAGCATCAATCGCACCAACGGGGCAGACGGATCGGTCCGGCTGGTCGGGCACGGGCGATGGCAGTGGAGCGCGCTCGCTTATTGGCAGTGGCGCAATCTGATGAGCAGCTTCGCAAGCGTCGGTCCGGGACGGGCGATAGCAACGCGCGTGTCGCTTCAATATTCGGTACCGTCCAACGGTGTCGGGGGCAGCTTCGAGTTACGCCCCCCGATGCCGAAAAATATGGAGCTGCGGATTGGCGCCGACACCCGCCGAACGACCGGGGAATCGCGTGAGCTGTACAATTACGTCGCGGGCGAACCCAAGCGGCGGCGCTTCGCGGGCGGCGTGGCCTGGACGGCCGGAGCTTTCGCCGAAGCGACTGTTGATTTTGACCCGGTGACGCTGACGGGCGGAATGCGCATCGACCACTGGCAGGTAAGCAATGGACATTTGTTCGAGCAGCTAATCGCCACCAGCGCCGTGCTTCGCGACGACCGGGACCCGGAACGAGGCGGCTGGTTGCCGACGGCGCGCGGCGGCGTCATCGCCCGGCTTGGTGGTGGCTTCCGACTTCGCGCGGCCGGGTACCTCGGGTGGCGCATGCCGACGCTGAACGAGTTGTTTCGGCCGTTCCGTGTCGGCCTTGACGCGACGGCCGCAAATGCAGATCTCGCTCCAGAGCGGTTGTTCGGTGCCGAAGCGGGGGTCGAATATGCGCGCGGCAATGTGGAGATCTCGCTGACCGGCTTCGTCAACCGGCTAAGTGATGCGATCGCGAACGTCACGCTCGGCGCGGGGCCTGGCAATTTTCCCGGCGTCGGCTTTGTTCCGGCTGGCGGGACGTATCGCCAACGGCAGAATGTCGATGCTGTCGACGTGCACGGTCTTGAAGCTGCAGCACAATGGTCGCGCGGCGGTTGGCAACTGCAAGGCGGTCTGAGCTGTACGCACGCACGCATGCGCTCGACTGGCGCGGCTGCGTTCCTGGATGGACCTCGACCCGCGCAGACGCCCGATTTCGCGGCAACCATAGGGGCTGGCTACGATGATGCAGGCAAAGGCGCGCAAGTCATCGTGCGACATGTCAGTGCGCAGTTTGAGGACGACCTCAATACGCGCAAACTGAATGCGGCAACCACGGTCGACGCCTTCGCCTCATGGCCTCTCTCGCCGCGCCTGCTAATTGTGGCGCGCGCTGAAAATCTCATGGACAAGCTGGTCATGGCGGGCATTAACGCCGACGGCTCGATCGAGCGCGCGACGCCGCGCACTTTATGGATTGGATTACGCCTGCGTTAA
- a CDS encoding KGG domain-containing protein: protein MPLTKSGSKRGFAAMDPAKQREIASKGGKASHGGGRKASSSR from the coding sequence ATGCCATTGACCAAAAGCGGATCGAAGCGCGGCTTTGCCGCGATGGATCCCGCGAAGCAGCGCGAGATTGCCAGCAAAGGTGGCAAGGCGAGTCACGGCGGCGGCCGCAAGGCGAGTTCCAGCAGATAG
- a CDS encoding energy transducer TonB codes for MYRSNLDTKDKSGAIAAVIAIHAALLFAFLHLSGRIDLTDPQAALRVFDVIVLPPPTPPQQQPQPRPDQKAGGSPKNIKSEATPVVAPKPRIVTPPVPQIAATETPRQGAASTQGASDVRGPGTGAGGTGNGEGAGNGSGAGSGGGAATPVSLVRGISARDYPDAVMRGWPRGGAIFLRLRIEPNGRPSRCDVMRSFGNPNADQWTCSLIVQRGLFRPALDARGNPVAAWFGYKQVDVGR; via the coding sequence ATGTACCGGTCCAATCTCGATACGAAAGACAAGAGCGGCGCGATCGCGGCAGTGATTGCGATCCACGCTGCGCTTTTGTTCGCCTTCCTGCACTTATCGGGCCGTATCGATCTGACGGACCCGCAGGCGGCCCTTCGCGTGTTCGACGTCATCGTGCTGCCGCCACCGACCCCTCCGCAACAACAACCGCAACCGCGACCTGATCAGAAGGCCGGCGGCTCGCCGAAGAACATCAAAAGCGAGGCGACGCCGGTCGTCGCGCCGAAGCCCCGAATCGTCACACCGCCTGTCCCTCAAATCGCGGCGACTGAAACGCCGCGCCAGGGCGCCGCATCAACTCAGGGTGCGTCCGACGTTCGTGGACCAGGCACCGGCGCTGGTGGGACGGGGAATGGAGAAGGCGCCGGGAACGGCAGCGGAGCAGGATCGGGCGGGGGCGCCGCCACGCCTGTCAGCCTGGTCCGGGGTATCTCCGCCCGCGACTACCCCGACGCTGTGATGCGCGGCTGGCCTCGCGGCGGCGCCATTTTCCTTCGCTTGCGGATCGAGCCGAACGGCCGTCCGAGCCGCTGCGACGTCATGCGTTCCTTCGGCAATCCGAATGCCGATCAGTGGACCTGCAGCCTGATTGTCCAGCGCGGGCTGTTCCGCCCGGCGCTCGACGCGCGCGGCAATCCGGTCGCCGCATGGTTCGGCTACAAGCAGGTGGACGTTGGCCGCTGA
- the acs gene encoding acetate--CoA ligase, whose product MSESVHPVPEDFNARIGARELDELNDLANADPDRFWLDQARRLTWNKFPTKAGDWSFKEDDFHIQWFADGELNLSVNCLDRHLAEHGDRTALIFEADEPGEGHRWTYRQLYEETCRFANLLKSRGVAKGDRVMIYMPMIPEAAAAMLACARIGAIHSVVFGGFSPDSLAGRIADCDACAVITADEGVRGGKKIPLKRNVDTALETRDVPTVIVVARTGAEVAMKDGRDIRYADVREGLSTECNPEIMRAEDPLFILYTSGSTGKPKGVVHTTGGYATWAATTFDWIFDYRLDDIFWCTADIGWITGHSYVVYGPLANRATSVMFDGVPNYPDFGRFWETVDRLGVTIFYTAPTAIRALMREGDEPVKRHSRKSIRLLGTVGEPINPEAWEWYWRVVGDGRCPVVDTWWQTETGGILISPFPGATEMKPGSATKPLPGIHPLLVDAAHRVLEGPASGNLCLSGSWPGQMRTVWNDHFRFFETYFKTYSGLYFTGDGCRRDEDGYYWITGRVDDVINVSGHRIGTAEVESSLVSHPKVAEAAVVGFPHDIKGQAIYAYVTLNAGEEGGDELRKELVQEVRHDIGALAAPEKIHFTLALPKTRSGKIMRRILRKIAEGATDGFGDTSTLADPSVVEALLAGRQ is encoded by the coding sequence GTGAGCGAATCGGTTCACCCGGTTCCTGAAGATTTCAATGCCCGGATCGGCGCTCGCGAGCTCGACGAACTCAACGATCTCGCGAATGCCGATCCCGACCGTTTCTGGCTCGACCAGGCCCGCCGGCTGACGTGGAACAAGTTTCCGACAAAAGCCGGCGACTGGTCGTTCAAAGAAGACGATTTCCACATCCAGTGGTTCGCCGACGGTGAGCTAAACCTGTCTGTCAATTGCCTTGATCGGCACCTGGCCGAGCATGGCGATCGCACCGCGCTGATCTTCGAGGCGGATGAGCCCGGTGAGGGGCATCGCTGGACCTATCGCCAACTTTATGAGGAGACTTGCCGTTTCGCCAACCTGCTGAAGTCGCGCGGCGTCGCAAAAGGCGATCGCGTCATGATCTACATGCCGATGATCCCGGAGGCGGCAGCGGCGATGCTCGCGTGCGCGCGGATCGGCGCGATCCATTCGGTCGTGTTCGGCGGGTTCTCGCCGGATAGCCTCGCCGGCCGTATCGCGGACTGCGACGCCTGCGCCGTTATTACCGCCGACGAAGGCGTGCGTGGCGGCAAGAAGATCCCCCTCAAGCGGAACGTCGATACGGCGCTCGAAACGCGCGATGTGCCTACCGTGATCGTCGTTGCGCGAACAGGTGCCGAGGTTGCGATGAAGGACGGGCGCGATATCCGCTACGCCGACGTGCGAGAGGGGCTGTCGACGGAGTGCAATCCCGAGATCATGCGCGCCGAAGACCCGCTTTTCATTCTTTACACTTCAGGTTCGACCGGTAAGCCCAAAGGTGTGGTGCACACCACCGGAGGCTACGCGACGTGGGCCGCGACCACGTTCGACTGGATCTTCGATTACCGGTTGGACGATATCTTCTGGTGCACGGCGGACATCGGATGGATTACCGGGCACAGCTATGTCGTTTACGGCCCGCTCGCGAACCGAGCGACGAGCGTCATGTTCGACGGCGTGCCGAACTATCCGGACTTCGGCCGCTTTTGGGAAACGGTGGACCGGCTTGGTGTTACCATCTTTTACACCGCGCCCACCGCGATCCGCGCGCTGATGCGCGAGGGCGATGAGCCCGTGAAGCGTCATAGTCGCAAGTCGATCCGCCTGCTCGGCACGGTCGGCGAGCCGATCAACCCGGAGGCATGGGAATGGTATTGGCGCGTAGTCGGCGACGGCCGCTGCCCGGTCGTCGACACCTGGTGGCAGACGGAGACGGGCGGCATCCTCATTTCGCCCTTCCCCGGCGCGACGGAGATGAAGCCGGGTTCAGCGACCAAGCCGCTGCCGGGCATCCATCCGCTGTTGGTCGATGCGGCGCATCGGGTTCTGGAAGGGCCGGCGAGCGGCAACCTCTGTCTTAGTGGCTCCTGGCCCGGACAAATGCGTACAGTGTGGAACGACCACTTTCGCTTCTTCGAAACCTACTTCAAGACCTATTCCGGCCTCTATTTCACCGGCGATGGCTGCCGCCGCGACGAGGACGGCTATTACTGGATCACTGGCCGCGTCGACGACGTAATCAACGTTTCCGGACACCGCATCGGCACCGCCGAGGTCGAAAGCTCGCTCGTGTCGCACCCCAAGGTCGCTGAAGCGGCGGTCGTCGGCTTCCCGCACGATATCAAGGGCCAGGCAATCTACGCCTATGTGACGCTTAATGCGGGCGAGGAAGGCGGCGACGAGTTGCGCAAAGAGCTGGTGCAGGAAGTGCGCCACGACATCGGCGCTCTCGCGGCGCCCGAGAAGATCCACTTCACCCTCGCGCTTCCGAAGACGCGTTCGGGCAAGATCATGCGCCGCATCCTGCGAAAGATCGCCGAGGGTGCGACCGACGGGTTCGGCGACACCTCGACACTCGCCGATCCGAGCGTCGTCGAAGCGCTTCTGGCAGGCCGCCAATGA
- a CDS encoding DUF3833 family protein — translation MKNAIAIALLLAAAPAQAAFNPVEFFRGKTHGDGLLKVIFQSQTKISVDSEGVAEKDGSLLLKQTIHEQEKPPRVRYWRFRQTGANRFEGTLTDAASPVRVDVKGDQVRIRYQGKNHLNFDQLLTPKNAREVSNSMRVRRFGITVARFEEVIRKLD, via the coding sequence ATGAAGAACGCGATCGCAATTGCGCTGCTGCTTGCGGCGGCTCCGGCGCAAGCCGCGTTCAACCCGGTCGAATTCTTTCGCGGCAAGACGCATGGCGACGGCCTGCTCAAGGTCATTTTCCAGTCGCAAACCAAAATCTCGGTCGACAGCGAAGGCGTTGCCGAGAAAGACGGTTCGCTGCTTCTCAAGCAAACCATTCACGAGCAGGAGAAGCCGCCGCGCGTGCGCTACTGGCGTTTTCGGCAGACCGGCGCCAACCGCTTCGAAGGAACGCTGACCGATGCCGCCAGTCCCGTCCGCGTCGATGTCAAAGGCGACCAGGTGCGCATTCGTTACCAAGGGAAGAATCACCTGAACTTCGACCAGTTGCTGACGCCGAAAAATGCCCGGGAAGTTTCGAACAGCATGCGGGTGAGGCGGTTCGGGATCACCGTCGCGCGCTTCGAGGAGGTTATCCGCAAGCTGGACTGA
- a CDS encoding MFS transporter yields MARVIIASSAGTAFEWYDFFIFGSLAPVISKVFFAGLEPTSALLAALGLFAAGFAFRPLGALIFGVVGDRLGRKGAFLVTVSLMGGATFLIGLLPTYAQVGALGPTLLIILRILQGIALGGEYGGAAIYVAEHAPNQKRGASTGWIQASASFGLLAALLVIVATRTAVGDDAFNAWAWRIPFLMSAILLAISVWMRVKLAESPAFAKLREEGEISKAPLREAFGNWKSLKQVLIAFFGIMCAQGAVWYFTFFYMQVFLEKSLGLPGQTKDLLLIVMTVVSAPLYVYFGWLSDRIGRKPVMVGGMLLALALYFPASHWIAAAANPQLIEAQRATPVVVETDPATCAVQFDPVGTAKFVSACDIAKSSLVTKGINFSTQASRDGRTQVVVGTEAVPISGGEGLSGADVKALKTRTTDAIGSELQAAGYPKSADPKQANMTLLIILLLLFVVAATALYGPQASALVEMFPTRVRYTAMSFPYHVGTGWVGGFLPVTSFALVAITGNMFEGLWYAVVFTAISVVVSLLFLKETAGRALNHH; encoded by the coding sequence ATGGCGCGAGTTATCATCGCTTCGTCCGCCGGCACGGCGTTCGAATGGTATGACTTCTTCATCTTCGGCAGCCTCGCGCCGGTCATTTCCAAGGTCTTCTTCGCCGGGCTTGAACCGACCTCTGCGCTGCTCGCGGCGCTCGGCCTGTTCGCTGCCGGATTTGCCTTCCGCCCGCTCGGCGCCCTGATCTTCGGCGTGGTCGGCGACCGCCTTGGCCGCAAAGGCGCCTTCCTCGTCACCGTGAGCTTGATGGGCGGCGCGACATTCTTGATCGGGCTTTTGCCGACTTACGCGCAGGTCGGCGCACTCGGACCGACGTTATTGATCATCCTGCGCATCTTGCAGGGCATTGCGCTCGGCGGGGAGTATGGCGGCGCGGCGATCTACGTCGCGGAACATGCGCCGAACCAAAAGCGTGGCGCCTCGACGGGGTGGATCCAGGCTTCCGCTTCGTTCGGCTTGCTGGCCGCGCTGCTCGTAATCGTCGCCACCCGAACGGCCGTCGGAGACGATGCATTCAACGCCTGGGCCTGGCGCATTCCGTTCCTGATGTCCGCGATCTTGCTCGCGATCTCCGTCTGGATGCGCGTGAAACTGGCTGAGAGCCCGGCTTTCGCCAAGCTGCGCGAAGAGGGCGAGATCAGTAAGGCGCCGCTGCGCGAGGCGTTCGGCAATTGGAAAAGCCTGAAGCAAGTGCTGATCGCCTTCTTCGGCATCATGTGCGCGCAGGGCGCAGTCTGGTACTTCACCTTTTTCTACATGCAGGTCTTTCTCGAAAAGTCGCTCGGGCTACCCGGCCAGACCAAAGACCTGCTGCTTATCGTCATGACCGTCGTGAGCGCCCCTCTCTACGTCTACTTCGGCTGGCTCAGCGACCGCATCGGGCGCAAACCAGTGATGGTCGGCGGGATGCTGCTGGCGCTCGCGCTTTACTTCCCCGCATCGCACTGGATTGCCGCGGCGGCCAACCCGCAACTGATCGAAGCCCAACGCGCAACGCCCGTCGTCGTAGAGACTGATCCCGCCACCTGTGCCGTGCAGTTCGACCCCGTCGGCACCGCGAAATTCGTTAGCGCCTGCGACATCGCGAAGAGCAGCTTGGTCACCAAGGGCATCAATTTCTCCACGCAAGCTTCGCGTGATGGTCGGACTCAAGTAGTCGTGGGCACCGAGGCTGTGCCGATAAGCGGCGGCGAAGGCCTGAGCGGCGCGGACGTGAAAGCGCTCAAAACCAGGACGACGGATGCGATCGGCTCCGAGCTGCAAGCCGCCGGCTACCCCAAGAGCGCGGATCCCAAGCAAGCGAACATGACGCTGCTCATCATCCTGCTGCTGCTATTCGTGGTCGCGGCGACGGCGCTCTACGGCCCACAGGCCTCGGCGTTGGTGGAGATGTTCCCGACGCGCGTGCGCTACACGGCCATGTCGTTCCCCTACCATGTCGGCACGGGCTGGGTTGGCGGCTTCCTGCCGGTGACCAGCTTCGCGCTGGTGGCGATCACGGGAAACATGTTCGAGGGGCTTTGGTACGCAGTCGTGTTTACGGCGATTTCCGTGGTCGTCTCGCTCCTGTTCCTGAAAGAGACCGCGGGGCGCGCGCTCAACCATCACTGA